In Malassezia vespertilionis chromosome 7, complete sequence, the following proteins share a genomic window:
- a CDS encoding uncharacterized protein (EggNog:ENOG503NTX6; COG:U; COG:Y) produces MASRVHRGVREPALLLQDSVFRVRLATQALLPNAASALRTDPYVTPSTAGMDPESEYVFCATPQRCYVWRSTSPNPTMYEFPVAPSDPPAAPFCIVLPRPLHASAEPALLLASGDGHVRFWDAVSDAFTTQEQDIVALKLPLAPDERISAAARVDPSQAVLATTHARIFQLHVFVHRGEHELSYALYAEHRSRFLGRFLGGTSGDASAGPIQRLAVHQNAGEMHAMVVAQNDHALQCWRAPIAGTGGSAHQHAKLVFADRNVHKTIASRAMYLRGERYSAAASAFISMVDCAFRANGQLVVLYSETRNEGATYGLALLAPPTEHTHTLVVEHILPLRHAHAADPRPGTAPSLRISEHQEAALIAFEHALLTKLLETDSAEETLHLKPRAARVRASCVLAPLDTHVRFAALLDAGVLLIEMDVAHCQQLAKAQHPSSTTMASSRVARMQERLEKAVWFGEDAENILQLDILPDTLDAGVLQAAVECLSTAIVDSQLQAMPDTVDLRAQLTQRAACALRLVQLVGQNGFLTQLSRTTRLQLRSDAELLAGACDLWRFYDEAVKSAGLEARVPCTVLPNAIRAVLHETPKDAERHFFQHHLARMPALFAAWRQGVSEPMPRVLDTTRLLLALLVGAARYRAEHGEAYALEADPVVAYEPWYADGVLIALLETLFQASLHALQHPTAHGSDAELRTQLCALAELAMNAYTARIAFLTAAAHASDQEAAAALSATHAAYDHARPALLFPLLDIGRADRAFALAETHRDFASLVALCFAEERSDTGKRAKTAHLSAPPALRVESYLDRYGTPFADELYTYYIQHGAYRTLFEPQEAHAALLQHFLARHAQYTRIAWIHEISLGQYREASNVLRACAHAERDNLHAEQVMLSVSKLAHLAALSDLDQALASPSEQAALEAWDDALDLVHVQERLKRKWYGAAMPRGAAPEAAAQRIAQLVAPQLAPALHALFVMLAAQVAGDQVASGEDMMDLLTLQDTPYAAPPDAPLSDFAIAAQVYVRIDAHSQRPAALAALWRRLYLQDDWHALSDTANKADDEVLVSVRSTVAFSTIQAVLANESTAPLLLAPHDVCSHAPSSITALSQRFSGLPDAQIEQLHAALAAEHAALVEVVHATKLDAFFAQVLAQPPVQAPSPRITDTLPSTFPEMAHIDSM; encoded by the coding sequence ATGGCATCGCGCGTGCACCGCGGAGTGCGGGagccagcgctgctgctgcaggacTCGGTATTTCGTGTGCGTTTAGCGACGCAGGCCCTCCTTCCCAATGCagccagcgcgctgcgcaccgacCCGTACGTCACGCCGAGCACTGCCGGCATGGATCCCGAGTCCGAGTATGTGTTTTGTGCGACGCCGCAGCGATGCTACgtgtggcgcagcacaagccCCAATCCTACCATGTATGAATTCCCAGTGGCACCGAGCGATccgccagcggcgccgttCTGTATCGTGCTCCCACGCCCGCtgcacgccagcgccgagccagcgctgctgcttgcctCCGGCGACGGCCATGTGCGTTTCTGGGACGCCGTCTCCGACGCATTTACTACCCAGGAGCAGGATATCGTTGCGCTGAAGCTCCCGCTCGCTCCTGACGAGCGCATtagcgccgccgcacgcgtCGATCCGAGCCAGGCCGTGCTGGCGACCACccacgcgcgcatttttcaGCTCCATGTGTttgtgcaccgcggcgagcacgaGCTCAGCTACGCGCTGTATGCCGAGCACCGCAGCCGCTTCCTCGGCCGCTTCCTCGGCGGCACGAGCGGCGATGCGAGCGCAGGCCCGATCCAGCGCCTTGCGGTGCACCAAAACGCCGGCGAGATGCATGCCATGGTCGTAGCACAAAACGACCACGCTTTGCAatgctggcgcgcgcccatCGCCGGCACCGGCGGCTCCGCACACCAGCATGCGAAGCTCGTCTTTGCCGACCGCAACGTGCACAAGACAATTGCAAGCCGCGCCATGTacctgcgcggcgagcggtacagcgcggcggcaagtGCTTTTATCAGCATGGTCGACTGTGCCTTTCGCGCAAACGGTCAGCTGGTCGTGCTGTACTCGGAAACACGCAACGAAGGCGCCACGTAcggccttgcgctccttgcgccgcccaccGAGCACACACACACCCTTGTCGTGGAGCACATTCTTCCACTCCGccacgcgcacgccgccgatCCACGCCccggcacggcgccgagccTGCGCATCTCGGAGCACCAGGAGGCAGCGCTGATTGCATTCGAacacgcgctgctcacaAAGCTTCTCGAGACAGACAGCGCCGAGGAGACACTGCACCtcaagccgcgcgccgcgcgcgtgcgagcCTCTTGCGTGCTGGCGCCGCTTGACACCCAtgtgcgcttcgccgctTTGCTCGACGCTGGCGTGCTGCTCATCGAGATGGACGTGGCGCACTgccagcagctcgccaaggcgcagcacCCCTCCTCGACCACCAtggcatcgtcgcgcgtcgcgcggaTGCAGGAGCGTTTGGAAAAGGCCGTGTGGTTCGGCGAAGATGCGGAGAATATCTTGCAGCTCGATATCCTTCCCGACACGCTGGATGCTGGCGTGCTGCAAGCGGCCGTCGAGTGCCTCAGCACCGCGATTGTCGACAGCCAACTGCAAGCGATGCCAGACACGgtcgatttgcgcgcgcagctcacgcagcgcgccgcttgtgcgctgcgcctcgtccagctgGTCGGCCAAAATGGCTTCCTAACGCAGCTCTCGCGCACCACGCGCCTGCaactgcgcagcgacgcggagcTCCTCGCGGGCGCGTGCGACTTGTGGCGCTTCTACGACGAGGCCGTAAAGAGCGCCGGGCTCGAAGCACGCGTGCCTTGTACCGTGCTTCCAAACGCCatccgcgccgtgctccaCGAGACGCCCAAAGACGCGGAGCGCCACTTTTTTCAGCATCacctcgcgcgcatgcccGCGCTGTTTGCGGCATGGCGCCAAGGCGTGAGCGAGCCtatgccgcgcgtgctcgacACTACGCGCCTACtccttgcgctcctcgttggcgccgcgcgctaccgcgccgagcatggcgaAGCGTACGCGCTCGAAGCCGACCCGGTCGTGGCGTACGAGCCGTGGTACGCAGACGGTGTCTTgattgcgctgcttgagaCGCTGTTCCAAGcctcgctgcacgcactgcagcaccccacggcgcacggcagcgacgcggagctacgcacgcagctctgtgcgctcgccgagctcgcgATGAACGCGTACaccgcgcgcattgcttttctcaccgccgccgcacacgcGTCGGACCAAGAggccgccgctgcgctaAGCGCAACACACGCGGCGTACGACCACGCGCGCCCCGCGCTCCTCTTTCCCCTCCTCGACATCGGCCGCGCCGACCGCGCGTTTGCACTCGCGGAAACGCACCGCGACTTTGCCTCCCTTGTCGCGCTTTGCtttgccgaggagcgcagcgatacgggaaagcgcgccaagacaGCGCACttgagcgcgccgcccgcgctgcgcgtcgaGTCGTACTTGGACCGCTACGGGACGCCGTTTGCGGACGAGCTGTACACGTACTATATCCAACACGGCGCCTACCGCACGCTGTTTGAGCCgcaagaggcgcacgccgcgctgctccagcACTTTTTGGCGCGGCATGCCCAGTACACCCGCATCGCCTGGATCCACGAGATTTCGCTGGGGCAGTACCGCGAAGCGagcaatgtgctgcgcgcgtgtgcacacgccgagcgcgacaatctgcacgccgagcaagtGATGCTGAGCGTGAgcaagctcgcgcacctcgccgcaCTTTCCGATCTCGACCAAGCGCTTGCTTCGCCGTCCGAgcaggcggcgctcgaggcgtGGGACGACGCACTGGACCTCGTCCACGTCCAAGAACGACTCAAGCGCAAATGGTACGGCGCTGCtatgccgcgcggcgcggcgccagaggcggccgcacagcgcatcgcacagctcgtcgcgccgcagctcgcgcctgcgctgcacgccttGTTTGTcatgcttgccgcgcaggtGGCGGGCGATCAGGTTGCGTCGGGCGAGGATATGATGGATTTGCTCACGCTGCAGGATACGCcgtacgccgcgccgcccgatgcgccgctgagcGACTTTGCGATTGCCGCGCAGGTGTatgtgcgcatcgacgcaCACAGCCAGCGccccgccgcgctcgccgcgctctggcGCCGGCTGTATTTGCAGGACGACTGGCACGCCCTCAGCGATACGGCCAACAAGGCGGACGACGAGGTGCTTGTCTCTGTGCGCTCCACCGTCGCCTTTTCCACCATCCAGGCCGTGCTCGCGAACGAGAGCACGGCGCCTttgctgctcgcgccgcacgacgtgtgctcgcacgcgccgagctcgatcACCGCGCTCTCGCAGCGCTTTTCGGGGCTGCCCGACGCGCagatcgagcagctgcacgccgcgttGGCTGCCGaacatgcggcgcttgtggaAGTGGTGCATGCGACCAAGCTCGATGCGTTCTTCGCacaggtgcttgcgcagcccCCGGTGCAAGCGCCGTCTCCGCGCATCACCGACACGCTCCCGTCGACGTTCCCTGAGATGGCGCATATCGATAGCATGTAG
- a CDS encoding uncharacterized protein (COG:S; EggNog:ENOG503PM2V), whose product MDARAIPGNVPGARGSAPGAAAASVLEQNRRVSTPFVVDKTRREASRAWDKFYKAHEDRFFRDRHWTDREFASLRAADGEEGIEQALGQGAQGAQDAPVLLEVGCGVGNTIYPLLEKNAALKAYACDFSPRAVAMVKEHGAYTPERVHAFVYDLVREKGTLRAHLATRRGWPPVSTLSLIFVLSAIPPHEHAAVLAALVDAVPVGATLVFRDYARCDIAQLRFHTRKDAQWAEPSLLSTDYDWYRRGDETMAYFFTKDEVERLMHSTGRLAGTVEEVVKTNTNRRTGVLMERRFIQAQLRKTS is encoded by the coding sequence ATGGACGCACGCGCCATTCCAGGCAATGtgcccggcgcgcgaggcagcgcgccgggcgctgccgcggcgagcgtgcTGGAGCAGAATCGGCGCGTGAGCACGCCGTTCGTGGTGGacaagacgcggcgcgaggcgtcgcgcgcgtgggACAAATTTTACAAGGCGCACGAGGATCGGTTTTTCCGGGACCGGCATTGGACCGACCGCGAGTTTGCCAGCCTGCGTGCGGCAGACGGCGAAGAAGGGATTGAGCAGGCGCTTGGGCAGGGTGCGCAGGGTGCACAGGATGCGCCGGTGCTGCTTGAGGTGGGGTGCGGTGTCGGGAACACAATCTACCCGTTGCTGGAAAaaaatgcagcgctgaAAGCGTATGCGTGCGACTTTTCGCCGCGGGCCGTTGCCATGGTGAAAGAGCATGGTGCGTATACACCggagcgtgtgcatgcTTTTGTGTACGATTTGGTGCGCGAGAAAGGCACGCTCCGTGCACATCTTgcaacgcggcgcggctggccGCCGGTCTCGACGCTCTCGCTCATCTTTGTGCTTTCGGCGATCCCGCCGCACGAGCAcgcagcggtgcttgctgcgctggtcGATGCTGTGCCGGTGGGCGCCACGCTCGTGTTCCGCGACTATGCACGCTGCGACATTGCACAGCTCCGCTTTCACACACGCAAGGACGCACAGTGGGCGGAGCCGAGTCTCTTGAGCACGGACTACGACTGGTACAGACGCGGGGATGAGACCATGGCCTATTTTTTTACCAAGGACGAGGTCGAGCGCCTGATGCACAGCACCGGGCGTCTCGCAGGCACGGTGGAAGAAGTGGTCAAGACAAACACGAATCGGCGCACAGGCGTGCTCATGGAGCGTCGTTTTATTCAGGCACAGCTACGCAAAACTAGCTAA
- the COG6 gene encoding Golgi transport complex subunit 6 (COG:U; EggNog:ENOG503NV7G), with amino-acid sequence MPPSAVPHTDAHRLQDAFETLTRIYSPDTTTHHIRRHIVHDLQRQQNAQVHACCASLRHVDATLAALASETRAMADAAHDTMARIHSATTASSSLLDHAATVQTQRATATLHHTVATRLLAQLTLSPADTQALDSDIGPRFFQGMDRLHAILDASLLLLNTHDGADTARATQEVRAKAHASLEHAYKRLAHWTSAALRRLPIDGAEISPTLTQAIARLAARQDAFRAALAAFSEKRAAMLPDAFMRALTTGGPPPLRLPRPMEIHAHDPVRYVSDMLAYTHQTLAGERELVTALVADLAHATTARWIGQPYTALDVDIRLDRLAHDPRMLDALVRSVLDRTMAGCCRSLQARILETVRLQTDAPTVLRLYFVLCFYSATLQQTIGARAALSTTLHSMAHTTQDVFVQRLQQYTATNLDILASDAHTALAASTAAARLLRSLYNECADGAAADLGEQYDAQHDQVATHLLDPLRTTVLAYAASMREPRAEASWTQYLGWGAHAAQAPWDTAPWHADTFLLNALVPLLAVLGPFAHTQAAALEQDALDAATRLYRLHASALEREAGMDSEGTPDAEKLHEFLRAPTLLSVPPRLHAIAHDTIASAIHRAALAQLANVYTQRPHDDPRLSTNEELRILLVVDGAQAPQEILADALCASQSTCVP; translated from the coding sequence ATGCCGCCCTCTGCCGTCCCGCACACCGATGCACACCGGCTGCAGGACGCATTCGAGACGCTCACACGCATCTATTCCCCAGACACCACCACGCACCATATCCGCCGCCATATAGTCCACGAtctccagcgccagcaAAATGCCCAAGTCCATGCATGCTGTGCATCCCTGCGCCATGTCGACGCTACATTAGCGGCCCTTGCTTCCGAgacgcgcgccatggcagatgcagcgcacgacacCATGGCCAGGATCCACAGCGCAAcgaccgcgtcgagctccttgCTCGACCATGCCGCGACCGTACAGACACAGCGCGCAACGGCCACGCTGCACCATACGGTCGCCACGCGCCTCTTGGCCCAGCTCACACTCTCGCCCGCCGACACACAGGCACTGGACTCCGACATCGGCCCCCGTTTTTTCCAGGGCATGGACCGCCTGCACGCAATCCTGGACGCATcgctcctcctcctcaacacgcacgacggcgccgaCACGGCCCGTGCGACGCAGGAagtgcgcgccaaagcccACGCGTCGCTCGAGCACGCATACAAGCGGCTCGCGCACTGGACCTcggccgcgctgcggcgccttCCCATCGACGGCGCAGAAATCTCACCGACGCTCACACAAgccatcgcgcgcctcgctgcgcgccaagacgcgtttcgcgcagcactcGCTGCATTTTCCGAGAAACGTGCCGCGATGCTTCCGGACGCATTCATGCGTGCGCTCACCACCGGCGGCccaccgccgctgcgcctgccgcgccCCATGGAAATCCACGCACACGACCCAGTGCGCTACGTGAGCGATATGCTGGCCTACACGCACCAGACCCTTGCCGGtgagcgcgagctcgtGACAGCCCTCGTAGCCGACCTTGCACACGCAACAACGGCGCGGTGGATCGGGCAGCCGTACACCGCACTCGACGTGGACATACGCCTCGatcgcctcgcgcacgatccgcgcatgctcgatgctttggtgcgcagcgtgctggaCCGCACCATGGCTGGCTGCTGCCGCTCGCTGCAGGCACGCATCCTTGAAACGGTGCGCCTCCAAACAGACGCACCCACCGTCCTGCGCCTCTACTTTGTCCTGTGCTTTtacagcgcgacgctgcagcagaccatcggcgcgcgtgcagcgctcagcacgacgctgcacagcatgGCGCACACGACGCAGGACGtgtttgtgcagcgcctgcagcagTACACTGCAACAAATCTCGACATCCTCGCCTCCGATGCACacaccgcgctcgccgcaagcacggctgctgcgcggctgctgcgctcgctgTACAACGAGTGCgcggacggcgcggcggcggattTGGGTGAACAGTacgacgcgcagcacgacCAGGTAGCCACACACCTCCTCGACCCACTGCGCACGACTGTGCTTGCGTACGCAGCCAGCATGCGTGAGCCTCGCGCAGAGGCCTCCTGGACGCAGTACCTCGGCTGgggcgcacacgccgcacaagcgccgtgGGATACAGCGCCGTGGCATGCCGATACGTTTCTCCTGAATGCGCtggtgccgctgcttgccgtgctcggcCCCTTTGCACACACAcaggccgccgcgctcgagcaagacgcgctggatgccgcgacgcggctGTACCGACTCCATGCgtctgcgctcgagcgcgaagcggGCATGGACAGCGAGGGCACGCCGGACGCGGAGAAACTGCACGaatttttgcgcgcgcccacGCTCTTGagtgtgccgccgcgcctgcacgccattgcgcacgacacCATCGCCAGCGCCATccaccgcgcggcgctcgcgcagttGGCAAACGTGTATACCCAGCGTCCCCACGACGATCCGCGTCTTTCTACCAACGAGGAACTGCGTATTCTACTGGTGGtcgatggcgcgcaagcgccgcaagaaaTACTCGCGGATGCACTCTGCGCTAGCCAAAGTACGTGCGTGCCGTAG